The following are from one region of the Shinella sp. PSBB067 genome:
- a CDS encoding DoxX family protein, producing MPQNAVVLVGRILLALMFITSGYPKLIDPAGTAGMIAGAGLPAATALAYLAGIFELVAGLFILVGFQTKITAYLLAAFCVFTGLVFHSGAINVPDFPEGANGLLTMFNGLMMWKNITIAGGFLVLAAFGPGSISLDARRAAA from the coding sequence ATGCCGCAGAACGCCGTCGTCCTCGTCGGACGCATCCTCCTCGCCCTCATGTTCATCACGTCGGGCTATCCCAAGCTCATCGATCCCGCGGGCACGGCGGGCATGATCGCCGGTGCGGGCCTTCCGGCCGCCACCGCGCTCGCCTATCTCGCCGGCATCTTCGAGCTGGTCGCCGGCCTCTTCATCCTCGTCGGCTTCCAGACGAAGATCACCGCCTATCTTCTCGCCGCCTTCTGCGTCTTCACCGGCCTCGTCTTCCATAGCGGCGCGATCAACGTGCCGGACTTCCCGGAAGGCGCCAACGGCCTGCTGACCATGTTCAACGGCCTGATGATGTGGAAGAACATCACGATTGCCGGCGGCTTCCTCGTGCTCGCCGCCTTCGGCCCGGGCTCCATCTCGCTCGACGCCCGCCGCGCCGCAGCCTGA
- a CDS encoding proline racemase family protein: MRWKRTIQLLDVHCEGEIGKVAIGGVPKIPGNTIAEQLNHINTVDDSLRRFLCLEPRAAATGSVNLLVPAKRPEADAGFIILQADQAHASSGSNSICVTTALLESGIVEMKEPETIVVLDTAAGLVKATATCRDGRCEKVKLTMVPSFVQELDVEIDTPHWGRVRFDISYGGIFYALVDVDQVGTKIEKANARALVDAGMALKDLINRSMTIVHPEIPEINGVAYVMFRDRDPDGLVRTATTMWPGRVDRSPCGTGNSANLATLHARGLAKVGDTFRSRSIIGSEFEVGLEAETEVAGRKAIIPTITGRGWTFGLHQIALDPTDPLANGFAMTDTWGPQAGEIR, translated from the coding sequence ATGAGATGGAAGCGCACGATCCAGTTGCTGGACGTTCATTGCGAGGGCGAGATCGGCAAGGTGGCGATCGGCGGCGTGCCGAAGATCCCCGGCAACACAATCGCCGAGCAGCTCAATCACATCAACACGGTGGACGACAGCCTGCGCCGCTTCCTGTGCCTGGAACCGCGCGCGGCCGCGACCGGTTCGGTCAACCTTCTGGTGCCGGCCAAGCGCCCCGAGGCCGATGCCGGCTTCATCATCCTGCAGGCCGACCAGGCGCATGCCTCCTCGGGTTCCAACTCGATCTGCGTCACCACGGCGCTGCTCGAATCGGGCATCGTCGAGATGAAGGAACCGGAAACGATCGTCGTCCTCGACACGGCCGCCGGTCTCGTGAAGGCGACCGCGACCTGCCGCGACGGGCGCTGCGAGAAGGTGAAGCTGACCATGGTGCCGTCCTTCGTGCAGGAGCTGGATGTCGAGATCGACACGCCGCACTGGGGCCGCGTGCGCTTCGACATCTCCTATGGCGGCATCTTCTATGCGCTGGTCGATGTCGACCAGGTCGGCACGAAGATCGAGAAGGCCAATGCCCGCGCGCTCGTCGATGCCGGCATGGCGCTGAAGGATCTCATCAACAGGTCGATGACGATCGTGCATCCGGAAATCCCCGAGATCAACGGCGTTGCCTATGTCATGTTCCGCGACCGGGACCCGGACGGCCTCGTGCGCACCGCCACGACCATGTGGCCGGGCCGCGTCGACCGCTCGCCCTGCGGCACCGGCAACTCCGCCAACCTCGCCACGCTGCACGCCCGCGGCCTTGCGAAAGTGGGCGACACGTTCCGCTCGCGCTCGATCATCGGCTCCGAGTTCGAAGTGGGGCTGGAGGCCGAGACCGAGGTCGCCGGCCGCAAGGCGATCATTCCCACCATCACCGGCCGCGGCTGGACCTTCGGCCTGCACCAGATCGCGCTCGACCCGACCGATCCGCTGGCGAACGGCTTCGCCATGACGGACACCTGGGGTCCGCAGGCGGGCGAGATCCGCTAG
- a CDS encoding phosphodiesterase, with translation MTKLIVFTDLHMVPEGATIIGLDPYRRLLAGIEHVNRHHADADRVIFTGDLTHRADTLSYERLRDLLSLLVPPAAITIGNHDYRDRFLETFSHVQPDENGFVQQAIDFTDCRVVLLDTLFAPPYDYPLSHAGYLCERRLAWLDRALGGASGLPVLVFMHHPPHKTGFTGMDAIRLGNEDAFYDLVLSHGNVRHIFAGHVHRTIGGSHRGIPFSIFKSPVHQQPMPFDTPNTSLSVDEPAAYGIVVVTPEGLQVHNEDYEIARRDPEIA, from the coding sequence ATGACCAAACTCATCGTCTTCACCGACCTGCACATGGTGCCCGAGGGCGCGACGATCATCGGCCTTGATCCCTACCGGCGGCTGCTAGCCGGCATCGAGCACGTCAACCGCCACCACGCGGACGCCGACCGGGTTATCTTCACCGGCGACCTGACGCATCGCGCCGATACGCTCTCCTACGAGCGGCTGCGCGATCTCCTCTCGCTGCTCGTGCCGCCTGCCGCCATCACCATCGGCAACCACGACTATCGCGACCGGTTTCTCGAGACCTTCTCCCATGTGCAGCCGGACGAGAACGGCTTCGTGCAGCAGGCAATCGACTTTACCGACTGCCGCGTCGTGCTGCTCGACACGCTCTTCGCCCCGCCCTACGACTATCCGCTCAGCCATGCCGGCTATCTCTGCGAAAGGCGCCTCGCCTGGCTCGACCGGGCTCTCGGCGGCGCGAGCGGCCTTCCGGTGCTCGTCTTCATGCATCACCCGCCGCACAAGACGGGCTTCACCGGCATGGACGCCATCCGTCTCGGCAACGAGGATGCATTCTACGATCTCGTCCTCAGTCACGGCAATGTCCGGCACATCTTCGCCGGCCATGTGCACCGGACCATCGGCGGCTCGCACCGCGGCATCCCCTTCTCGATCTTCAAGAGCCCGGTGCACCAGCAGCCGATGCCCTTCGACACGCCGAACACCTCGCTCTCCGTCGACGAGCCCGCCGCCTACGGCATCGTCGTGGTGACGCCGGAAGGTCTCCAGGTGCACAACGAGGACTACGAGATCGCGCGGCGCGATCCCGAGATCGCCTGA
- a CDS encoding orotate phosphoribosyltransferase produces MFSNSFPDRDVMAELMARMLWEIRAVHFRPEEPYKLASGMASPVYMDCRKLLSYPRIRSAIMDFAAATITRNAGFERFDVIAGGETAGIPFAALLADRLGLPMIYVRKKPKGHGRNAQIEGVMAEGARVLVIEDLVTVGGSMFTFIDAIRAAGGVVDHGMSLFYYGIFKEAEARYANGGVTLHHVATWRDVLAVARQEKLFDDATLASVEAFFDAPLAWSAAHGGVAELPTS; encoded by the coding sequence ATGTTTTCCAATTCCTTTCCGGACAGAGACGTGATGGCGGAGCTGATGGCCCGCATGCTGTGGGAGATCAGGGCGGTGCATTTCCGCCCGGAAGAACCCTACAAGCTCGCCTCCGGCATGGCATCCCCCGTCTACATGGATTGCCGCAAGCTGCTCTCCTATCCGCGCATCCGCTCGGCGATCATGGATTTCGCGGCCGCGACCATCACCCGCAATGCCGGCTTCGAGCGCTTCGACGTGATTGCCGGCGGCGAGACGGCCGGCATTCCCTTCGCCGCGCTCCTCGCCGACCGCCTCGGCCTGCCGATGATCTATGTGCGCAAGAAGCCGAAGGGCCACGGCCGCAACGCCCAGATCGAGGGCGTGATGGCCGAGGGCGCGCGCGTCCTCGTCATCGAGGATCTCGTGACGGTCGGCGGTTCCATGTTCACCTTCATCGACGCCATCCGCGCCGCCGGCGGCGTGGTCGATCACGGCATGTCGCTCTTCTACTACGGCATCTTCAAGGAGGCCGAGGCGCGCTATGCCAATGGCGGCGTGACGCTGCACCATGTCGCCACCTGGCGCGACGTGCTGGCCGTCGCCCGGCAGGAAAAGCTCTTCGACGACGCGACGCTCGCCTCCGTCGAGGCTTTCTTCGATGCGCCGCTCGCCTGGTCCGCCGCTCACGGCGGCGTGGCGGAACTGCCCACGTCGTAA